A genomic segment from Armatimonadota bacterium encodes:
- a CDS encoding Gfo/Idh/MocA family oxidoreductase: MTRESERAAPKVARRQAILGAAGTFGGLWMSTLPASAKSTQANNRLNIGVVGVGDRGGDNLAAVKSENIVALCDVDDTFLAPAAKEFPAARLYRDFRRMMEQRDIDAVVVSTPDHMHAPVTMAALKSGRHVYCEKPLAHTVYEARQVTDEARQRGLTTQLGTQIHAGDNYRRVVEVIRSGAIGVVTDVHVWADRIWTGTGRPTDRPPVPSTLVWPLWLGVAPLRPYNPVYLPATWRGWWDFGGGTLADMACHHVDLSNWALELGPPISVETEGPTLLAENTPAWLIAHYQFAATRVNPAISLTWYNGGKRPPQFATGELPAWGDGTLFVGETGMLLADYGRYVLLPADQFVGYVPPAPSIPASIGHHREWIEACKNHGQPRPLCNFDYGGPLSEKVLLANVAYRSGKKLEWDSASLCARGCPEADAFIRPHYRRF, from the coding sequence ATGACCCGAGAAAGCGAACGAGCGGCGCCGAAGGTAGCGCGAAGGCAGGCGATTCTGGGCGCCGCCGGAACGTTTGGAGGACTGTGGATGAGCACCCTGCCGGCGAGCGCAAAGAGCACCCAGGCCAACAACCGCTTGAACATTGGCGTGGTCGGCGTCGGCGATCGCGGCGGTGACAACCTGGCGGCTGTCAAGAGCGAGAATATCGTGGCCCTGTGCGACGTGGACGATACGTTTCTTGCGCCGGCGGCCAAGGAGTTTCCAGCGGCCCGCCTGTATCGGGACTTCCGCCGCATGATGGAGCAGCGCGATATCGATGCCGTGGTAGTGAGCACACCCGACCACATGCATGCGCCGGTGACGATGGCCGCTCTGAAGTCGGGTCGGCATGTCTATTGCGAGAAGCCGCTGGCCCATACCGTTTACGAAGCCCGCCAGGTCACGGACGAGGCAAGGCAACGCGGACTGACCACGCAGCTCGGAACGCAGATTCACGCCGGCGACAACTATCGCCGCGTCGTCGAGGTGATACGCAGCGGCGCCATCGGAGTGGTTACGGATGTTCACGTTTGGGCGGATCGAATCTGGACCGGAACAGGGAGGCCTACCGACAGACCTCCGGTTCCATCCACCCTGGTGTGGCCGCTGTGGCTGGGTGTCGCGCCGTTACGGCCATATAACCCGGTATACCTGCCCGCCACATGGCGCGGATGGTGGGATTTTGGTGGCGGAACGCTGGCCGACATGGCCTGTCACCACGTCGATCTGTCGAACTGGGCACTGGAACTGGGTCCACCGATTTCCGTGGAGACTGAAGGACCGACGCTCCTTGCCGAGAATACGCCTGCATGGTTGATCGCCCACTACCAGTTCGCGGCAACCCGGGTCAACCCGGCAATATCACTGACTTGGTACAACGGTGGAAAGCGGCCACCGCAATTTGCAACCGGCGAGCTGCCCGCGTGGGGCGATGGCACTCTGTTCGTAGGCGAAACCGGCATGCTGTTGGCAGACTACGGCCGCTACGTGCTGCTGCCTGCCGATCAGTTCGTGGGCTATGTGCCGCCGGCTCCATCCATTCCGGCGTCGATTGGCCACCATCGCGAATGGATCGAGGCATGCAAGAACCACGGCCAACCCCGGCCACTATGCAACTTCGACTACGGTGGGCCGCTCTCGGAAAAGGTGTTGCTCGCCAATGTAGCCTACAGATCCGGTAAAAAGCTGGAATGGGACTCCGCCTCGCTCTGCGCACGCGGGTGCCCGGAAGCCGACGCCTTCATACGCCCGCACTACAGGCGGTTTTAG
- a CDS encoding Gfo/Idh/MocA family oxidoreductase codes for MAKRKLNVALIGYQFMGKAHSNAWRQAGRFFDLPADPILKVLCGRNEAKGRAAMERLGWEEFDTDWRRVIERPDIDIVDIGTPNDSHAAIAQAALAAGKHVLCEKPLAITLDDARASFEAARASGKVNGICHNYRKAPAIAYAEQLVREGRIGAIRHFRGAYLQDWILDPGVPLVWRLDKRIAGSGSNGDLNAHLIDTARFMLGTEFTEVSGMSETFIRKRPLLADTEGGLAGFTASGELGDVTVDDVTAFLARFQSGATGTFEATRLAPGRKNYKRWEVNGEKGSIAFNLERMNEFELYLADDPQGTQGFHLVQATESFMPYMQAYWPVSHILGYEHTFVNMMKDFVDAVASGGRFSPDFQDGYRNQAVLAAVDASCASRQWEQVER; via the coding sequence ATGGCAAAACGCAAGCTGAACGTGGCTCTCATCGGATACCAGTTTATGGGAAAGGCGCACAGCAATGCCTGGCGCCAGGCAGGTCGGTTCTTCGACCTGCCCGCAGACCCAATCCTCAAAGTACTGTGCGGTCGAAACGAAGCCAAAGGGCGGGCCGCCATGGAGCGGCTCGGCTGGGAGGAGTTCGATACGGATTGGCGCCGCGTTATCGAGCGGCCGGATATCGACATCGTGGATATCGGTACGCCGAATGACAGCCACGCGGCCATCGCACAGGCCGCGTTGGCAGCCGGCAAACATGTGCTGTGCGAGAAGCCGCTTGCCATCACCCTGGATGATGCCCGGGCCTCATTCGAAGCAGCGCGTGCCAGCGGCAAGGTGAACGGTATCTGCCACAACTATCGGAAAGCGCCCGCCATCGCATATGCCGAACAGCTGGTGCGTGAGGGCAGGATCGGCGCTATCCGCCACTTCCGTGGCGCATACCTGCAGGATTGGATCCTGGATCCCGGTGTGCCGCTCGTTTGGCGATTGGACAAGCGCATCGCGGGCAGCGGCTCCAACGGCGATCTGAATGCCCACCTGATCGATACCGCGCGGTTTATGCTCGGCACGGAGTTCACAGAGGTGTCGGGCATGAGTGAGACGTTCATCCGGAAGCGCCCACTCCTCGCCGACACCGAAGGCGGACTGGCGGGATTCACAGCTTCGGGTGAGCTTGGTGATGTTACCGTCGACGACGTCACGGCGTTCCTGGCTCGGTTTCAGAGCGGCGCTACCGGCACGTTTGAGGCTACCAGGCTGGCGCCGGGCCGCAAGAACTACAAGCGGTGGGAAGTAAACGGTGAAAAGGGCAGCATTGCGTTCAACTTAGAGCGAATGAACGAGTTTGAACTCTACCTGGCAGACGACCCGCAGGGAACTCAGGGCTTCCATCTCGTACAGGCTACTGAGAGCTTTATGCCCTATATGCAAGCGTATTGGCCCGTAAGCCATATCCTGGGTTACGAGCATACCTTCGTCAACATGATGAAGGATTTCGTTGATGCGGTCGCGTCTGGCGGCAGGTTCTCTCCCGACTTCCAGGATGGATACCGGAACCAGGCCGTGCTCGCCGCGGTAGACGCATCGTGCGCGTCGCGCCAGTGGGAGCAGGTGGAACGGTAG
- a CDS encoding class I SAM-dependent methyltransferase, with protein MSRQTAVDPSWSYDRVAEEYDQSRTVPQDVARRLWQIVKAAGSLSDGSVALDAAAGTGRFTLAAATAGLSAVAVDRSAGMLSVLRRKANQSAVTVQCALGDVTALPLRSETIDVVLMVHILHLLPDPDAALAEVQRVLVRGGMLFAAREVREEISLRDQYVTLAAGLGATAESGSPMDAVLAHLTENGANVERVDDGILCWRRRLSWEQALEQLRSRSWHYQWTISSAAHDAVMAQLELWMRANEIIPEQEWSGAAALHLWRVGWPPAI; from the coding sequence GTGAGCCGTCAGACCGCAGTGGATCCTTCGTGGAGTTACGACCGCGTTGCCGAGGAGTACGACCAGTCGCGTACGGTTCCGCAAGACGTGGCTCGTCGCCTATGGCAGATCGTGAAGGCAGCCGGCAGCCTGAGCGACGGTTCTGTAGCGCTGGATGCAGCGGCTGGAACAGGTCGGTTTACATTGGCCGCAGCCACGGCCGGACTGAGCGCCGTCGCTGTTGATCGCTCGGCCGGTATGCTCTCCGTACTCCGGCGCAAGGCGAACCAGAGCGCCGTGACCGTACAGTGCGCGTTGGGAGACGTTACGGCCCTGCCGCTGCGGAGCGAAACGATCGATGTGGTCCTGATGGTCCACATCCTGCACCTGCTGCCTGACCCGGACGCAGCGCTCGCCGAGGTCCAACGCGTGCTTGTACGCGGTGGAATGCTGTTTGCCGCGCGCGAAGTACGCGAGGAGATATCGCTGCGCGACCAATATGTCACGCTCGCCGCCGGCCTTGGCGCAACTGCGGAGTCTGGTTCGCCGATGGATGCGGTGCTCGCACATCTTACTGAGAACGGCGCCAACGTGGAGCGCGTCGACGACGGCATCTTGTGCTGGCGGCGGAGGTTAAGCTGGGAGCAGGCGCTCGAGCAACTCCGCAGCCGCTCCTGGCACTATCAATGGACGATCAGTTCGGCCGCGCATGATGCGGTCATGGCGCAGTTGGAGCTCTGGATGCGCGCTAACGAAATTATCCCGGAGCAGGAGTGGTCCGGCGCAGCCGCCCTACACCTCTGGCGCGTCGGCTGGCCACCGGCAATCTGA
- the srlD gene encoding sorbitol-6-phosphate dehydrogenase translates to MAVPVHASSTDLRLSGRVAVITGAGQGLGEALAHRLAQEGCHGVCAADRNGVAAARVAAEVAAKYPGCKTLGAQCDVTDEAEVAEMVRSTEAHLGPLDLAVSNAGILKAADVLELTAEDWRDVLDVNLTGYFLTAREAARAMAPRKRGVIIQINSKSGKKGSFRNCAYAASKFGGIGLTQSLALDLAPLGIRVNAVCPGNLLDGTLWQESLFDQYAKTQGISPEAVRRKYLDQVPLGRACTYTDVGNAVVFLASDEAAYMTGQAINVTGGQEMR, encoded by the coding sequence ATGGCAGTACCTGTGCACGCAAGCTCAACCGACTTGCGTCTGTCTGGTCGTGTTGCCGTTATAACGGGAGCCGGCCAAGGCCTGGGCGAAGCGCTGGCGCACCGGTTGGCGCAAGAGGGCTGTCATGGCGTATGCGCGGCAGATCGGAATGGTGTGGCTGCCGCGCGAGTTGCCGCTGAGGTTGCCGCGAAGTATCCTGGCTGCAAAACCCTGGGCGCGCAGTGCGATGTGACCGATGAGGCCGAGGTTGCGGAGATGGTTCGCTCAACCGAGGCGCATCTGGGACCCCTGGACCTGGCCGTTTCCAACGCAGGCATTCTGAAGGCCGCCGATGTGCTGGAGCTGACGGCGGAGGATTGGCGCGACGTTCTGGATGTGAACCTCACGGGGTACTTCCTCACAGCACGGGAGGCGGCTCGGGCTATGGCGCCTCGCAAGCGCGGCGTGATCATTCAGATCAACTCCAAGTCAGGCAAGAAGGGCAGCTTTCGTAACTGCGCCTACGCCGCCAGCAAATTCGGCGGAATCGGCCTCACCCAGAGCCTGGCGCTCGATTTAGCCCCGCTCGGCATACGGGTAAATGCCGTCTGTCCCGGTAACCTGCTGGATGGCACACTCTGGCAGGAGAGTCTTTTTGATCAGTACGCCAAAACGCAGGGAATATCGCCCGAGGCGGTTCGACGGAAGTATCTCGATCAGGTGCCGCTCGGACGTGCCTGTACGTACACAGATGTTGGTAATGCCGTTGTGTTTTTGGCCTCGGACGAGGCCGCGTATATGACGGGGCAAGCGATCAATGTTACCGGTGGCCAAGAGATGCGCTAG
- a CDS encoding PDZ domain-containing protein, producing MAKRCARRGLWLTVLVALSHAVRAQSALTPPQPTTLPFVFSGGVIIVPASIGTSPALPFVLDTGAGQTLIRADHIGDPGAGASVSVPSAAGLIAGRKILVNRFCIGSGRATLSCGPTAVLVSNKAVIPSPPGVRACGILGMDVLAHWCLQFDFVRSCITFWPGGARPELKWDSHNAPVFTCLLTRDNGGVLPDVSVNVGGDSPFDALVDTGYTGLMLMPYSCAVSAGFVEQHYPRIVVTAQTPAGAYKIAKARAQTLTIAGIDASGRVVDIDERTDGSAPTFGFVGTQFLRYFNIVLDLPAGRITLQRNSLAESPNPLIKPSLGLTVKAFPAWLLVTTVVRLSPAQQAGIHPGDRITAIGRHDVRDLTGAASRLVNAAAPILLHIQPAVDPNLGTIGPVWAASISPSAPIDWGRQER from the coding sequence GTGGCCAAGAGATGCGCTAGGCGTGGCCTCTGGCTGACGGTGCTCGTGGCGCTGTCGCACGCTGTGCGCGCGCAAAGTGCACTCACCCCGCCACAGCCAACCACCCTACCGTTCGTGTTTTCAGGCGGCGTCATCATCGTGCCGGCTTCCATCGGCACGTCACCTGCCCTCCCGTTTGTATTGGACACCGGCGCGGGCCAGACGCTCATTCGCGCTGATCACATCGGCGACCCTGGCGCCGGCGCTAGCGTCTCAGTTCCCTCCGCGGCCGGCCTGATTGCCGGTCGCAAAATCCTGGTGAACAGATTTTGCATTGGCAGTGGACGCGCCACACTGTCGTGTGGCCCCACGGCAGTACTGGTTTCCAACAAGGCCGTCATACCGTCACCGCCGGGTGTAAGGGCCTGCGGCATCCTTGGCATGGACGTACTGGCTCACTGGTGCCTTCAATTCGATTTCGTGCGATCCTGTATTACATTCTGGCCTGGCGGCGCCCGGCCGGAGTTGAAATGGGACAGCCACAACGCGCCGGTATTCACGTGCTTGCTGACGCGCGACAATGGCGGTGTGCTTCCAGACGTCTCTGTCAATGTCGGCGGCGACTCGCCATTCGACGCACTGGTCGATACTGGGTACACAGGTCTCATGCTGATGCCGTACAGTTGTGCGGTTTCCGCCGGATTCGTGGAGCAGCACTATCCGAGAATCGTCGTGACCGCACAGACGCCGGCCGGAGCGTACAAGATTGCAAAGGCGCGCGCACAAACGTTGACGATTGCGGGCATTGATGCCAGCGGCCGGGTGGTGGATATCGATGAACGTACCGACGGCAGCGCGCCAACGTTTGGGTTTGTGGGTACCCAGTTTCTACGGTACTTCAACATCGTGCTGGATCTGCCGGCCGGACGGATCACCCTGCAGCGCAACAGTCTCGCCGAGTCACCGAACCCGCTCATTAAGCCATCGCTGGGTCTGACCGTGAAGGCGTTTCCGGCCTGGCTGCTGGTTACCACGGTTGTGCGCCTCTCGCCAGCTCAGCAAGCGGGAATCCATCCCGGCGACAGGATTACGGCGATAGGTCGCCACGATGTCCGTGACCTGACCGGCGCCGCTTCGAGGCTAGTCAACGCAGCCGCGCCCATCCTGCTCCACATTCAGCCGGCCGTAGACCCAAACCTGGGCACAATTGGCCCGGTTTGGGCCGCGTCGATCTCGCCTTCGGCGCCGATCGACTGGGGCAGGCAGGAACGGTGA